Genomic segment of Pseudomonas iranensis:
CCGCCATCACCGCCATCACCGCCGTTCGGACCGCCGTTTTCAATGAATTTTTCCCGGCGGAAACTCATGGCACCGTTGCCACCGTCACCGGCCTTTACGCGAATCGATACTTCATCAACAAACTTCATAACCAACGCCTCTCGCCGTACGGACGAGCCGAAAAACAATCAAGACATAAGACTCTTGCAAAAATGAGCGCAGCGACCCCAAGACACGACCTGCATCGCACGCCGACAGCCCATACAAACAGCTTTGCAAGAGACTCACCCCACAAACGAAAAAGCCCCGTCGCAAGACAGGGCTTCTCCAGCGATCTCGCGATTAAGCCGCGATTACGCTCACGTAACGACGACCGAAGGCGCCCTTTACTTCGAACTTGATCACGCCTTCGATTTTAGCGAAGAGAGTGTGATCCTTGCCCATGCCAACGCCGTAGCCAGCGTGGAATTGGGTGCCGCGCTGACGCACGATGATGTTGCCGGCCTTGATGACCTGGCCGCCATACATTTTCACGCCAAGGCGTTTGGCTTCTGAGTCGCGACCGTTACGGGTACTACCACCAGCTTTTTTGTGTGCCATGAGTTCAATTCTCCTAGTGAGGAATTAGGCTGTAATTAAGCCTGAATACCGGTGATTTTGATCTCGGTGAACCACTGGCGGTGGCCCATACGCTTCATGTGGTGCTTACGGCGACGGAACTTGATGATGCGGACTTTATCGTGACGACCTTGGGAGATCACTTCAGCCTTGACGGTTGCGCCAGCAACAACTGGTGCGCCGATGTTCACGTCGTCGCCGTTGGCGACCAGCAGAACGCGATCAAAAGTCACGGATTCGCCAGTAGCGATTTCCAGTTTTTCGATCTTCAGGTATTCACCTTCAGCGACCTTGTATTGCTTACCGCCGGTAACGATTACTGCGTACATGGTATTTCTCCGATAATCCTGCTCACCCAGCTCTTTATAAGAAGAGGTATTGGCTGGCATGGCTGCATGGGGCTGGAACGGCCCAAGTGCAATTGCGTAAGGCAGGTGCTGCCCAGGAAGTTCAGGGTGCGCGATTGTACGCAAGCAATCTGCCTCGCGCAAGTGGCCGTCCATCGCGCCTTGACAGGTCTGGACGGGGGTCCTAGCATGCCGCGCAACCCTTCTGGAGCGACTCTCGCTGATGCAACCCCAAGCTTTCTACCGCGCGGTGGCGGACGATTTTAGCGCCGTCGACGGCATCATCAAGAAGCAGCTGACGTCTCGAGTGCCGCTGGTATCGAAAATCGGCGATTACATCACGTCGGCCGGCGGCAAACGCCTGCGTCCTTTATTAGTGTTGCTGTGTGGCAAGGCCCTGGGTCGCGAAGGCGACGACATGCGCCTGCTGGCCGCCACCATCGAATTCCTGCACACCGCGACCTTGCTGCATGACGACGTCGTCGACATGTCCGGCATGCGCCGTGGCCGCTCGACCGCCAACGCCATGTGGGGCAATGCCCCGAGCGTGCTGGTCGGCGACTTCCTGTATTCGCGCTCGTTCGAAATGATGGTCGAACTGGGCTCGATGCCGGTGATGAAGATTTTGTCTCAAGCCACGCGGATCATCGCTGAAGGCGAAGTGTTGCAGCTGTCCAAGGTGCGAGACGCCAGCACCAGCGAAGAAACCTACATGGAAGTCATCCGCGGCAAGACCGCGATGCTCTTCGAAGCCTCGACCCACAGCGCCGCCGCGCTCGCCGGCGCGACCGCCGAGCAGAGCGAAGCCCTGCGCACGTTCGGCGATCACCTGGGTGTGGCGTTCCAGCTGGTTGATGACTTGCTCGACTACAAAGGCGACGCGGAAACCCTGGGCAAGAACGTCGGCGACGATCTGGCCGAAGGCAAACCGACCCTGCCACTGATCTACACCATGCGCGAAGGCACGGCCGAACAGGCGGCACTGGTGCGTCAGGCGATCCAGAAAGGCGGGATCGAAGACCTGGAAAGCATCCGCATCGCCGTCGAAGCGTCCGGCTCGCTGGAGTACACCGCGCAACTGGCCCGCGATTACGTGGCCCGCGCGATCAAGTGCCTCGAGGCGCTGCCGGCCAGCGAATACCGCGATGCGCTGGTGGAACTGAGCGAGTTCGCGGTCGCCCGCACGCACTGATTCATCCCCTGTGGGAGCGACGGTGCGACGATTCGACCTGCTCGCGAAAGCAATCTGCCAATCGACTCAATGTTGACTGACACAGCGCTTTCGCGAGCAGGCTCGCTCCCACAGTTGTTTCTGCGCTATGCCCTCCTCCGCGTAAAACCCTATACAATGTGCGCCCTTTAGTCCTCCTGATACCCAAGGAACCTTAGTGAGCACGTTGCCACCCTGCCCGAAATGCAATTCCGAATACACCTACGAAGACGGCACCCAAATGGTCTGCCCCGAGTGCGCCCACGAGTGGTCTGCCAGCGGCGAAGCCGAAGTGGCGGCCGATGATGCCGTGAAGAAAGATTCGGTCGGCAACGTCCTGCAGGACGGCGACACCATCACCGTGATCAAGGACCTCAAGGTCAAAGGCACGTCGCTGGTGGTCAAGGTCGGCACCAAGGTCAAGAACATCCGCCTGTGCGACGGCGATCATGACATCGACTGTAAGATCGATGGCATCGGCCCGATGAAGCTCAAATCCGAGTTCGTCAGAAAAGTCTGAGCCTTGCGTCATCCATCCTGCGCCAGCCGTGGGATGGAGCTTTGCCCTCCCCACTTCAGCTCAATGAATCCGCGCATGGCCATCAGCCAGCCATGTTGACCTGACACAACCTTTACCCGGAAAACACCACGATCCGCCAATAGGCACTTGCTATTTGATGAATAAGAATTATTCTCATTGAAACCTTTCAAGGAGATGAGACCCATGACTTATTTGATCGACGCCTGGCTGGATCGCCCACACCCGTACCTCAGAATCCTCCATCGGGAAACCGGCGAAGTCTGCGCGGTGCTTGAAGAAGAAGCCTTGCATGAGCTGCAGGATCAAGGCGATCTGGACGTCAGCAGCCTCAATTCCAGCGAGCCGCTGGTACTCAAGGAGCTGGTGCGCAATCTGTTCCTGTTCTGCTATGCCCGGGCCTTGCGCCCGACCAATGAGCTGCACAACAAGATCGAAATATGAGCGGTAGTACAAAACCTGTGGGAGCGAGCCTGCTCGCGAAGGCGGATTTGCAGTCGACGATTGAGTTGACTGACACACCGCCTTCGCAAACAGACTCGCTCCCACAGGGTTAGCCCGCCATCAAGGCAGGCTCGGTATTACAGAACGTCGAGCAACTCGACGTCAAACACCAGAACGCTGTGCGGCGGGATGCTGCCCACGCCTTGCGCGCCGTAAGCCAGTTCGCTCGGCACGTACAGGCGCCATTTGCTGCCGGCATTCATCAGTTGCAGAGCTTCGGTCCAGCCCGGGATCACGCCGCCAACCGGGAATTCTGCAGGCTGGCCGCGCTCGTAGGAGCTGTCGAACACAGTGCCGTCGATCAGGGTGCCGTGGTAGTGCGTGCGCACCTGATCTTCACGGGTCGGCTTGGCGCCTTCGCCCTGAGTCAGCACTTCGAATTGCAGGCCGGAAGCCAGGGTGGTGATGCCGTCACGCTTGGCGTTTTCGGCGAGGAAGGCCAGGCCTTCGCCAGCCGCAGCTTCAGCCTTGGCAGCTGCTTCGGCTTGCATGATTTCGCGGATAACCTTGAAGCTGGCGGACATTTCTTCCTGCCCCACACGGCTTGGTTTGCCGGCGAAAGCGTCGGTCAGACCGGCCAGGATCGCGTCCAGGCTGACACCCGGTGGCGGGTTGTCGCGCAACTGGTCGCCGAGTTGACGGCCGATACCGTAGCTGACGCGGGTTTCGTCGGTGGACAGATTTACTTCGGACATGACACTGCTCCGCTGTGCGGACGGCCACAGGACTTGCCGTGCGTGCACAGCGCGTCCCGGCGCGCCCGGAACCAAAAGGGCGAGCAGACTAGCACAGATACCCCGGACTTGGGGCCGGGCCTACAGGGCCGAGCGCCAGGCGAGCGGCACTTTCAGGCTTTCATCGAGGTCAGCGACCAGCCCGCACATTTCGTCATGGACCGAGGTGTGCACAAGGTTGAAGGGCAGCACCGGGAAAGCATGCAGCAGATCCCGCGCGTGCTCCACTGAGCGCAGCGTCAGCATATTGCCCTTGAGATCGCTCAACGGATACGCCGTCCCATGCATCCTCGCTTCCAACAGGTAAATGCCTCCTTCCATGGAGATCAGGTTCAATTCGTCGACCTTCCTGGCAACAGCAAACGCGTTCAACTCTTGCAGGTTCATGGAAGCACCTCACACCGTGGCGAATCGCACCGTTACAGGCATAGGCCGCTGCGCTTGAAAGCACAAGCCACAAACGAAACCGCCCGTCTGTTTCGCAACAGACGGGCGGTTTTTTTTGCCTTGATCGGCTGATCAGTGCTTGGTGACCTTGTCCAGGTAACCCATG
This window contains:
- the rpmA gene encoding 50S ribosomal protein L27, whose amino-acid sequence is MAHKKAGGSTRNGRDSEAKRLGVKMYGGQVIKAGNIIVRQRGTQFHAGYGVGMGKDHTLFAKIEGVIKFEVKGAFGRRYVSVIAA
- the rplU gene encoding 50S ribosomal protein L21, which translates into the protein MYAVIVTGGKQYKVAEGEYLKIEKLEIATGESVTFDRVLLVANGDDVNIGAPVVAGATVKAEVISQGRHDKVRIIKFRRRKHHMKRMGHRQWFTEIKITGIQA
- a CDS encoding polyprenyl synthetase family protein, which translates into the protein MQPQAFYRAVADDFSAVDGIIKKQLTSRVPLVSKIGDYITSAGGKRLRPLLVLLCGKALGREGDDMRLLAATIEFLHTATLLHDDVVDMSGMRRGRSTANAMWGNAPSVLVGDFLYSRSFEMMVELGSMPVMKILSQATRIIAEGEVLQLSKVRDASTSEETYMEVIRGKTAMLFEASTHSAAALAGATAEQSEALRTFGDHLGVAFQLVDDLLDYKGDAETLGKNVGDDLAEGKPTLPLIYTMREGTAEQAALVRQAIQKGGIEDLESIRIAVEASGSLEYTAQLARDYVARAIKCLEALPASEYRDALVELSEFAVARTH
- a CDS encoding zinc ribbon domain-containing protein YjdM, whose translation is MSTLPPCPKCNSEYTYEDGTQMVCPECAHEWSASGEAEVAADDAVKKDSVGNVLQDGDTITVIKDLKVKGTSLVVKVGTKVKNIRLCDGDHDIDCKIDGIGPMKLKSEFVRKV
- a CDS encoding PA4570 family protein, producing MTYLIDAWLDRPHPYLRILHRETGEVCAVLEEEALHELQDQGDLDVSSLNSSEPLVLKELVRNLFLFCYARALRPTNELHNKIEI
- a CDS encoding FKBP-type peptidyl-prolyl cis-trans isomerase; translated protein: MSEVNLSTDETRVSYGIGRQLGDQLRDNPPPGVSLDAILAGLTDAFAGKPSRVGQEEMSASFKVIREIMQAEAAAKAEAAAGEGLAFLAENAKRDGITTLASGLQFEVLTQGEGAKPTREDQVRTHYHGTLIDGTVFDSSYERGQPAEFPVGGVIPGWTEALQLMNAGSKWRLYVPSELAYGAQGVGSIPPHSVLVFDVELLDVL
- a CDS encoding DUF6482 family protein translates to MNLQELNAFAVARKVDELNLISMEGGIYLLEARMHGTAYPLSDLKGNMLTLRSVEHARDLLHAFPVLPFNLVHTSVHDEMCGLVADLDESLKVPLAWRSAL